The following DNA comes from Excalfactoria chinensis isolate bCotChi1 chromosome 5, bCotChi1.hap2, whole genome shotgun sequence.
ACTTGAAACAGCACACAGAGTTTGACTGACAGATGTCATTTATTGAAGAAGTGGGTGCTGGGGGTATCTAATTTTGCGTGCTGGGCATGCTGGTTGCTCACGTGTGGGGGCTTCTGAGGGTGCACATGTGGTGGGTGCTGGGTGTTGCGGGAGATGAGCTCTTGGTGCTGAGGGTGCTGAGTCCTGGGGATGTTTGGGTTTTGGATACTGGGTTGTGAGGTGCTGGGCACTGTGGATTCACAGATGCTGGGTGTGAGGAGTGCAGGAAGTGCTCAGTTCTGTGTATTGTGTATTGCAGTGAATGCAAGGTGTGCTGGTAGCTGGGTTCTAGAGCATCTTAGTTCTTATATGCTTAGTGCTTATATGTGCTAGGTGCTGAGAGTATTCTGGTTTTGGAAGTTGGGCATGCTGGTGCTCAGGTATTAGGGGTGCCAGGTGTACCTGGGAGCTCAGATAGAGATGCTGTTCTCAATTTCCTGTGGGTTCATGTAATTGTATCTCAGCTCAGCCTTGTAGTTTCTCTCTTCAATGTGATCGTGGATGTCTTCCAGCTCCCTTTGGAAGGCCCTGATGAGCCGCCGGGGTTCTGCCTCTATGAAACGCTCCTCTGGATAATGCCCCAGGAGCTTCtagagggagaaaagaatgGGGACTCCGTCAGGTCCAGGCACTTGGCATAGTTGCCTCGAGCCACCTGGCATCAGTTGGGTAATGGCTTGGGTGTATCCAGGTGGTGAGGAAGGCTCACAATGTCTTCCAGTCGGGAGCTGAGGAGGATGAGAGCCACCAGGATGTTGGCAGTGGTATCAACTTCAGGGACGGTGTCCAGGAAGTGCTGGAGGAAggcctttcctttctcttctggtgGTGGGTGGCGCATGGAGGATGGAGCATTGGGTAGGAAGGCGCCCATGTCATACTGTGGGCAGAAAGTTTGCAGTCAACAGAGGGGATAGGCAAGGACATCCATTTGGCATGGGGACAGGTTGGGTGAGGACATTGTCCTGAAGTGAGGTGGGGACGTCCCTCCAACATGGAGGTGAGATGGCTCTCTGGTATGCAATGGGGATGTCCCTGTGGTGCATGAGAGGGATGTCCTACCAGTGTAAATGGGGGATGGATGTTCCCCCCCCAACATGAAAGGCGGACCATCCTCGTGCAGAGAGGTCTCAGATGGGGACAATTTTTTAAGTGCATGGAGGGACTGGACAAGGTTGTCCCTTCAGTGCAGACTGGGGACAAACAGGGAACACTGTCATGTAGAGAGGGTAGACACAGATGTCCTCCATGGTATTGGAAGGAGACTTCCCTCCAGTGTGCAAATAGATCAGCAGGGAATAACTCTCCAGAATGGGGCAGGTGAGGATTCTTGAAGTGCAGAAGTGCCCTGCCACATTCCCTGTCCCTGTCCTACCTGTCCATTGTTGacagctgcatgctgtgctgagCAAGTGAATATCACCATGGTAAGAAACTTGTTGAGCTCTGCCACCGTCTTCAGCGAGGAGGGGATGCCTGAATGACAGGGGGCAAAGAGCCATCAGGGCCCTGTCCAAGGCACCCCCTTGGCTTTGAGGATACCTAGGAGCCTCTGTGTGCCCACTGGGCTACAGAATGGTACCTGAGGAAGTCCGGCCCAGGAAGCCATTGGTGAATATATCCATCACCCAAGCCTGCAGCTCCACGtcactttgcactgctgcaTTGTTTGTATAGTAGAAAGCCACAATCCCAGAGACAAACCTGTCACAGGAGGAGGGACAGTGAGACTGCAGGATGTCCCTGGAGCCATCAGTGACTGTTGCTGAGTCTTTCACTCCACCTATTGATGGCCTCCCAGAGTCTCATCCCATCATCCCGGTAGTGGTAGTTGGGGATAAAGGAGACGCCACGGGCTTGTATGTCCTCAGGGAGGCAGAGTGATGTGTAGGTAACCTTCTCCAAGCCCCGCTGAAgaatcagcagcagcccctcaTGGGTAACCCCTGAGCCCTAGTGAGGAAAAGACACCACTGACTGCTCACCATCAGGGGCTCAGGCAGAAGGTGTCATGTGATGTGATCAGCCCACACTGATGTCCCAGGGGCTTACCTTGTCGATGACACCACCAGGGTTAATGAGGATGGTCCGGGCCAGAGTGTTGATGTGCAGCGTGAAGCGGAAGTGTGGGATAAGAAGCTGGAGGGAGGAAAATGGGTCACCCTTGACCAGAGGGCACCAGGATAACTTGGAACCCTGGGTCAGGTGCAGACCCAGCCGTGCCTTATGGGATTGGCTGCTGTGAATGATGAAGCCTAAAGAGGACTTTGctacagcaaaaataaaggggaaatgACTGTCCTGGAGGTCAGCACTGGCACGTGGGGTCAGCAGAACTTGGCCTTGGGCACtttgagaaaggaagagggTGTGAGGGGCTTGGAGGGACCATCAATTTCCCAAGAAAATGGAGATGGTTGGGTGTGGGACAACTGCTGTGGTGAAATCAGCTAGAGGACTGGGCTGATGGGCAAGCTGGTGGTCTCGAAAGACCTCTCAGATGTCTACCTTGAAGAGCGGGTGACAGGTGGGCAGTTGGCGCAAGGTGGCAACAGCAAAGACCTCCCCGAAGAGGTGGGTCCGAAGAAGGTGGGTGATGACCTGGTGGCTGTAGAAGTCAGCGTTGCGTACCCAGGTCTTGGCCAGGAGCCAGTCCCACTCGTCATCGCTGGGCAGGAAGATGGGGCTGCTGGGCCCGGGCACCTGGCTGAGCTGTGGGACAAAACTGTACAGTAGGACCAGTGCCCCATGGGGGTGGGGTTGTCCCCTGGGTGGTGGCATGCACTGGGCATGGATATTCCTACCTGGATAGCAATGGGGCGTAGGTGCCCACTGGCATCCTGgtgcagcaggcagagtggTGCTGCCACGTACTGCTGCCGCCCATGGATGGTACCTGCTGGGATGCCCTCCAGCACCTCATAATCCACAATGAAGATGCGtccttccttcatttccttGCCCAAGGTGGTACCCTTTCCCAGGAAGTTGGCCACCATCTCTTGTGTTACTGGGAATTTTTCTGGCAGTACCGTGCAATTCCGGATGATGATGGGGTTGTTGCCATTGAGAAACTGGTACCCAAAGAAGGCATCTTCTTGCCAGTGGCTTGCAACGTACTCAGGGACTAGGAGATAGCTTGAGGtcagtgccccatccctgtttGCTCCCCTGCACCAGGCCATGACTGTTGGGTTTGTGGGAATGAGGGAAGCCTTGAGCTTGGAAGGAGGAGTGGGGAGGGCAAGGCACACACCTATGTCCCTGCCCTTTGTCCTGGAGAAAATGCTTCGCATCTCATCCAGGCTTCTCCAGGAGGTAGGTCTGGCCAGGAAACCTGACAGCAGGTGTGTGGCTCCCCTGTGGGGCAGAACAAGTCTCATTTCCTCATTCCCTCACCTGCCTCCAACCTAGACAGTATCTGGGAAGGTTTCCACCTGCCACCATCACCCCAGGCCATTGCTCACTGGTAGATGAGGAGGCCGCTGAAGGATTTGACTCGTGTGCAGGAGAACTGTATGTTTGAGTCCAGGTCAAAGATGGAGTCCACATTGAGGCAACAGGGCCATCCTTCAGCGTAATTCTTCCACCTGCATAGGGAGATGGGAACTCCAGCATCACCTCTCACCATAACAGGACACCCCACTGGAAATGCTGGGTCCCCATCACCCCGTTTCCCCCAGTGCTCTCACTGGTAAGCCTCCTGCCGTGCCTTCAGTTCCTTGCGCCGGTGCTCCTTGAGGATCTCCAGATCATCAtctgccatttttttcccttagtgtgaaggagagaagaggaatCAAGGCTGGACCCTGTGCAGGGCTGGTACTGCAGTTCAAAAATTGGGGTGAAAAGATACTGCTTGGAAGGGGTTGGGTTTGGGAATGACAGCATCCCCCACACTGAGCATCCTTTGCCACCTGGCACAAGGACATTGTGTTGATAGCTTCAGGACAGCAGTGTCCATTGTGCCATTTGGCAGAGACACCCAGCTCAAGGGGGTGAGACATAGCAGACATGagagagactggaaaaaaatgtttccatgcCAAAAAACTTCAGTTGCCTCAGGGTCTCCAGGGCATGTGGCAGCATCCACCCTATTCCTCCTCCTTTATCACTATGTCCCCAAAAGGGATCTGGGTTACTTGGACAGAGCCAGGCTGAGTGATGTGTGACCCCACTGTCCTCTTCCACGCGCCCCAGCTACCATAGGAGAGTGGAGATTACTAGCAcgacacatcatcagtagggtaaaactaacctgtctcacgACAGTCTAAGCCCGTAAGCCCTACCTGTGCCCTCACGGAACTCCTGGGTAGTGGTCCCCTCCAACCACTGGTAGCAGGGGAAGCGATAGGTTGTGCCACTGGGGGCTGTTACATGCACCTCCTTGCAGAACCAGGCATCTTCCAGGAAGAGCCGTGTCTTGGTCAGGCGGATTAGCACAATGGGGCCCAGATCCTGCTCGCACTTCACTGTCCGCTCCTTCACCTGGAAAGAGAGAGCAGAAATGGTTAGGGATGTGAGTATATCTGTCCCAGCATTTTGTCAGTCAGTGCAAGCATTCCCACTTGTGGGGTAAGGAAACAGAGCGTCTTTCCAGGACACCCCTCATCCATCCCTCCAAGACCACTTCCTAcatctttcccctttcctccatCCCCCAGCACCCATTTCTTCTACCTCTCCATTATCCTTTTCCTCCGTTCTGCCCAATTCTTGGAGAAGACCTGGCTCTTTTCCAGTCCTCTCAAGCAAAACCTATGCTGAGACCCctggggcagcctgtgccacccCTCACCCTACAGAGACCCTGTACCCATGCCTACCGTCCAGGGCAGGAACTTGTAACTTATCGTTGTCTGTGGGCTCTCGCCTCGAGTCCCCACCAAGGTGATGGAGATGCTGTTTCTGGTCTCAGCTTCAAGGGTGTCACCTGTCAACACCTTCACCTTGTAAGCGGCCATGGGGTCAGCAGTTGCAGCAGCCAAAAGCCTTCACTGGGATGCTGTGCGCCTCTTTAGACAGCTCCTCCCTACCGCTTAAGTGGCCCATCCCCTCCCTGGGGCAGTATTTGTTTCCTGCTGCCTGTCTCACGTGGGGCACCCCAGGGTGAGCAGTAGGGTCAGGGGTGGCCAGCCCCAGTGCAGGGCGGAGCAGAAAGCATTCCATTCACCACTCAGTGGAGGAAATCCCATGGTGTTCAGgctattaatttttttcttcaatattcCTGCTTTTCTACAAGTCCATCCTCCACTTCCTCCCCCATTGTTTGCACGGGGCAAAGTGGAACAAATGCTCATAGGGGTAAGACTGGATTGGGGGAAGTGGAGCGTGCAGGATATTTCAGGTGGAAATCTGCAGTTCAGGCCAGTTTGCATGTTGCAAGCCCTGAGGTCAGTTGCACAAGGGCCCATTAGGGCACCCAGacattcccttccctttcaaGGTCAGGTTTTATCAGATGTCCGTTACCAGCCAGTATCTGGCAAATCTAATCTCGACAGATATGGTCAGGGGACATTGCCCAAGTGATGGCCCCGAGGGAGACCCTGCAATGCAGGAGGGCTCAGCACCCACCTCCTTCTCCAGGAGAAGGGGGGGAGTGATCTTGGAGACCCTGATGTAAGTGGGAATAGTGTTGCACACTGGGAGTACATGGGGGGTGGCTGGGAGGCAGTGAGGGCTGCAGGGGTTACTAAGGAGTACTGCTGACAATGGAGTACACTGGGAGTACTGGGAGCAGTGCTACTTGAGCACTGGGGAGGCACAACCACCAGTGGGTGCCCTCCACTCCTCTTTCAGTACAGTTTGGGTAGTGGTCCTGGAGTGTTCACGGGCTCAGGGAGGAGCAGGTGAGGGAGAAGGGCAGTGGGGAGCACACGTGGTTAACAGGGAGGGCACTCCTGGCCGGCACTGAGGTCCCAGAGGGGGTCCAGCTCCTCAGACATCCCAGGCTGCTGGGGGCCAGAGCCACCCAACGAAGGTAGCTGATGTCTGCTCTGAGGCAGTCACGTCTGGCCATAGGTGTAGACACTGAGCTTGCCTCCTCGTCTCCATAGACAACTGGCTGTCATTCCCATCACTCAACTCCCGGGAGGAGGGACGATTGG
Coding sequences within:
- the LOC140252976 gene encoding hydroperoxide isomerase ALOXE3-like; amino-acid sequence: MAAYKVKVLTGDTLEAETRNSISITLVGTRGESPQTTISYKFLPWTVKERTVKCEQDLGPIVLIRLTKTRLFLEDAWFCKEVHVTAPSGTTYRFPCYQWLEGTTTQEFREGTGKKMADDDLEILKEHRRKELKARQEAYQWKNYAEGWPCCLNVDSIFDLDSNIQFSCTRVKSFSGLLIYQGATHLLSGFLARPTSWRSLDEMRSIFSRTKGRDIVPEYVASHWQEDAFFGYQFLNGNNPIIIRNCTVLPEKFPVTQEMVANFLGKGTTLGKEMKEGRIFIVDYEVLEGIPAGTIHGRQQYVAAPLCLLHQDASGHLRPIAIQLSQVPGPSSPIFLPSDDEWDWLLAKTWVRNADFYSHQVITHLLRTHLFGEVFAVATLRQLPTCHPLFKLLIPHFRFTLHINTLARTILINPGGVIDKGSGVTHEGLLLILQRGLEKVTYTSLCLPEDIQARGVSFIPNYHYRDDGMRLWEAINRFVSGIVAFYYTNNAAVQSDVELQAWVMDIFTNGFLGRTSSGIPSSLKTVAELNKFLTMVIFTCSAQHAAVNNGQYDMGAFLPNAPSSMRHPPPEEKGKAFLQHFLDTVPEVDTTANILVALILLSSRLEDIKLLGHYPEERFIEAEPRRLIRAFQRELEDIHDHIEERNYKAELRYNYMNPQEIENSISI